In Elephas maximus indicus isolate mEleMax1 chromosome 16, mEleMax1 primary haplotype, whole genome shotgun sequence, the sequence GCATCCGCATGAGTTCCCCCTTCCCCCAAAAGGCTCTGCAGAGGTCAGGCCCAGCCCAGGGCCACTGGGGGGCAAATCTTGGAACCTGCCCCTAGTGAGTCCAGTTCCTCCCTGAAGTGGGTGGATGGAGGCTGCCCATTTTAGATGCTTAGTCTCTTCATTCTGTCTTCTGCTCCCTGGTAAAGCAAAGGATGGGGCAGGCAGGCAGAGTGCTGCGTGGCCATGGCAGGGCCTTTACTGGGAGGCCTGTGACGTGGGGTTCTCCGATTTGCTTTCTTGGCTGGATGGAGGCTTGCTGTTCCAGGGGCTGTTGGCGCCCAGTGCAGGGGAGTTGTTAAAGCTGTCCTCGTCGTCAATGCCGTTGGCCGCGTCAAACTGGGTGTTCTCCAGCCGGGTGATGAGCCTCTCGTCCTCGTCCCCGAACTCCCCGCCCATCAGGGTGGGCTCCCCCACCACCATCACATCCTGAGAGTGGCGGAGGTCCCCAAACATAATCGGGGCAGGGGCTCGCCCGGCCCAGGGTGGCAGACAGCCCCAGAACCCCAGTACCCACCCCAGAAACTCAACATCCTCCACCCTCTACTCACACCCAAATTTAAAACCCCAACTCCTCCGACACCCTCAGCTCCTAGAATCCTTCCCAATGAAGGACTCCAGAGCCTCACAGCCTTTAACCCATGTCCAGCTAGATTGTGGGAGAAGGCAATCTACTTCTCTAACCCCCCAGCCTATCTCCCTAGAAAAATTAGGGGGCTTCTAAACTTTTGTCCACATGTAAGAGAAAGGAAGTACATCAAAAACACAGGTGGGGAAAGTGTGTGCATGTGCCTTATGTCCGTTCTAGATCTGCAAATACTCAAGTCTGTGTGTCCCCACatcagtgtgagtgtgtgtttctgATGGTCTGTGTTCTTTCAGACTGTCTGTCCCGAACGTCCACATGTTCTCATGGCTGTCTCTGTCCCTTTATGTCCTATGCTTCTATGGCTGAGTCTATGTGACCACAACCACACATGTGACTGACAAGGACTCTCTCATTAGAGACAAGAGTCAGCCCATGCAGGCAGAGTACAGTGAGAAAAACCGTCTTTGCTTCTATGCCTGTTGGTGAGCTCAGACTGGGACAGGGGTCAGGGGTCAACAGTGGGGCAGcccagaagagagaagaaagccgAGATGCTTACAGGTACCTGGCTGGAGAGGGCGAAGGTGCTGGCTGGGCTCTTCTTCTTGCTGTTGCTATTGTTGGTGTTGCCACCTCCCGAGCTCATGGTACTGCCCCCTGACATCTTCCTTTTCCGCCTTTTGCTGGGCTGCTGCCGTGCGGGCTCCGCTATGCCAGGGAAAGGAGATTCAGGTAGGAGAGGGCCAAGGCCCCCGTCCCCCATTCTGGTTCCTAATGAGCTGGAGCTTACCCTGGTTCCAAACTTGCAAAACCAGGAgcaagggaggggcagggagagctTCATGAGGAGATGAAGATACAGCTTTGGGGAGCAGTGTCAGATCCTAATAAGAGCAGGTACTCACCTGGGGGTGCTACCATGCGCTGCCACTTCTGGAAAAGGCAGGTCTTTAGGCAGTCGCGGGGGCTGAGGCTATAGGTCTTGTGGCGGGACATGAGCTCCTGCATGGGCTCGAGTATCACACAGAGCTGGGGGGTAGACCAGGAGGTGGTTTGTCAAGGGAGCGACATGGAACTGAGATTAATTTCAGATGGGGGAGAAACCAGATAATCAGACTTACTCGGAGGTAGTTGAGAGTGGAATTGGACAGCCCACACCGGGTGATGTTTTTGGAGAGCTGATCCAGCATCTGGGGGTCCTGGGcctgggaaagaaaaagaatattggCACTGGGATTGCATCTGCTCACCTACCCTATCATCTAATCATGGTGATGCTCCTGAGAGAGAACAGAGCCAGAAGCTATTGTTAAACTCATTTTTCAGATAAGATGAAGAGACCCTACCCCTCTGTTTAGGGTTATAGTCCGGAAATGGCAGGACTTGGCCCACCCTGTTCACTGTTTGCCTTTACCCTCGCATCTTGGGTCCTGCCCACAACTCACATGCATGGCAAGGATGCTGCGGGGGATGAGCTCTCGGTGCTGCCGGATGCTGAAGTGCCATGTCTTTATCCGCATCATGTCATCAAACATGAACTCCAGGTACAACCGGCCCTCGACACACACCTGGGGACAGGCTTGTCACAACCTTGCCCCCCACCCATATACCTGAAAGTGTGCCTGTTACAATCTCCCATTTGCTCATAAGTCTCCTACTGCACACACTACTGCCACCTGCACATAAATACAGGTACATAACTGCCATGgcaaccccccccaccccataaaTCTGTCACAACTCTGGccattacacacatacacagagtagaaatgcttaaTAAATCCTTGTCTTCTCCCCATGCAGTTAATGGTACACCAGTCTGCTATAAGCTCTATTAGGCAGTCTTGTTCACTGGTGTACCAGTGAACTGGTGCCCAGAAaactaggtgctcaataaatgcttgctgtATGTTCAGCATGCCTGCCATCCCTTCTCATTTTGCCACTTTCCTGTTATACCTCCTGAGGGACAGCTGTGAGTACACTTTGAGAGAAAAGAGCAGAAGCAAACCCAAGTGCCTCAGTGTCCCACCCCTAGCTGGGCTGCTGACCTGGGtgaacatgggtttgccatgCTGGGTCACCATGCTGCCCTGGTCACAGTCAA encodes:
- the LDB1 gene encoding LIM domain-binding protein 1 isoform X2, producing the protein MRGGHRDSAGPPAAGDVKMSVGCACPGCSSKSFKLYSPKEPPNGNAFPPFHPGTMLDRDVGPTPMYPPTYLEPGIGRHTPYGNQTDYRIFELNKRLQNWTEECDNLWWDAFTTEFFEDDAMLTITFCLEDGPKRYTIGRTLIPRYFRSIFEGGATELYYVLKHPKEAFHSNFVSLDCDQGSMVTQHGKPMFTQVCVEGRLYLEFMFDDMMRIKTWHFSIRQHRELIPRSILAMHAQDPQMLDQLSKNITRCGLSNSTLNYLRLCVILEPMQELMSRHKTYSLSPRDCLKTCLFQKWQRMVAPPAEPARQQPSKRRKRKMSGGSTMSSGGGNTNNSNSKKKSPASTFALSSQDVMVVGEPTLMGGEFGDEDERLITRLENTQFDAANGIDDEDSFNNSPALGANSPWNSKPPSSQESKSENPTSQASQ
- the LDB1 gene encoding LIM domain-binding protein 1 isoform X1, which produces MRGGHRDSAGPPAAGDVKMSVGCACPGCSSKSFKLYSPKEPPNGNAFPPFHPGTMLDRDVGPTPMYPPTYLEPGIGRHTPYGNQTDYRIFELNKRLQNWTEECDNLWWDAFTTEFFEDDAMLTITFCLEDGPKRYTIGRTLIPRYFRSIFEGGATELYYVLKHPKEAFHSNFVSLDCDQGSMVTQHGKPMFTQVCVEGRLYLEFMFDDMMRIKTWHFSIRQHRELIPRSILAMHAQDPQMLDQLSKNITRCGLSNSTLNYLRLCVILEPMQELMSRHKTYSLSPRDCLKTCLFQKWQRMVAPPAEPARQQPSKRRKRKMSGGSTMSSGGGNTNNSNSKKKSPASTFALSSQVPDVMVVGEPTLMGGEFGDEDERLITRLENTQFDAANGIDDEDSFNNSPALGANSPWNSKPPSSQESKSENPTSQASQ
- the LDB1 gene encoding LIM domain-binding protein 1 isoform X3; its protein translation is MLDRDVGPTPMYPPTYLEPGIGRHTPYGNQTDYRIFELNKRLQNWTEECDNLWWDAFTTEFFEDDAMLTITFCLEDGPKRYTIGRTLIPRYFRSIFEGGATELYYVLKHPKEAFHSNFVSLDCDQGSMVTQHGKPMFTQVCVEGRLYLEFMFDDMMRIKTWHFSIRQHRELIPRSILAMHAQDPQMLDQLSKNITRCGLSNSTLNYLRLCVILEPMQELMSRHKTYSLSPRDCLKTCLFQKWQRMVAPPAEPARQQPSKRRKRKMSGGSTMSSGGGNTNNSNSKKKSPASTFALSSQVPDVMVVGEPTLMGGEFGDEDERLITRLENTQFDAANGIDDEDSFNNSPALGANSPWNSKPPSSQESKSENPTSQASQ